The following proteins are encoded in a genomic region of Desulfurispora thermophila DSM 16022:
- a CDS encoding UxaA family hydrolase, whose amino-acid sequence MSNSQLLQIHGSDNVAIALVDLPCGTELIHCGNTIKTLDPIPRGHKVAINNIPRGEQVIKYGYAIGTASRDIHTGQHVHSHNLTTGLAGPQTYQYSPQQASSPFPLPAKLPDKFFGYLRKDGRAGVRNEVWIINTVGCSNGIAAEICRRAQSIFQSAKLDGIFHFGHPYGCSQLGKDQLQTQKILAGLVHHPNAAAVLVLGLGCENNNITSFRQVLGEVDPDRVKFMEAQEAGDEVETALELLRPLVQYAETFTRTELPVSKLVLGLKCGGSDAFSGITANPLVGYMADFLVTLGGSAILTEVPEMFGAEKILMDRAINQEVFVKIVDMINGFKTYFQRYNQPVYENPSPGNKQGGITTLEEKSLGCILKGGHSQVMDVIPYGAQVQKPGLTLLDGPGNDMVAVTALAAAGAQVVLFTTGRGTPLGGPVPTLKIASNDALAKRKPHWIDFSAGDLLAGKSMSVMARDLWNQIIAVAGGSKTRNENAGYREIAIFKDGVTL is encoded by the coding sequence ATGTCTAACAGTCAGTTGCTACAAATTCACGGCTCTGATAACGTTGCAATCGCCCTGGTCGACTTGCCCTGCGGTACGGAGCTGATTCATTGTGGAAATACTATTAAAACCCTTGATCCCATTCCCCGGGGTCACAAAGTAGCTATTAATAATATTCCGCGGGGCGAGCAAGTGATTAAGTATGGCTATGCTATTGGTACGGCCAGCCGGGATATTCACACCGGTCAACACGTACACAGCCACAACCTGACCACAGGCCTGGCTGGACCACAGACATACCAGTATTCTCCGCAGCAGGCGTCTAGCCCTTTTCCCCTGCCGGCTAAATTGCCCGACAAATTCTTCGGCTACCTGCGCAAGGATGGTCGGGCTGGCGTGCGCAACGAAGTCTGGATTATCAATACGGTCGGTTGCAGCAACGGTATCGCGGCAGAAATCTGTCGTCGTGCCCAGTCGATTTTTCAGAGCGCTAAACTAGACGGCATTTTTCATTTCGGACACCCCTATGGCTGCTCGCAGTTGGGGAAAGACCAGCTACAGACTCAGAAGATACTGGCCGGCCTGGTCCATCATCCCAATGCTGCCGCAGTGCTGGTATTGGGTCTGGGCTGTGAAAACAACAACATTACCTCTTTCCGGCAGGTGCTGGGAGAGGTCGACCCGGACCGGGTCAAATTTATGGAGGCCCAGGAGGCAGGGGATGAAGTGGAAACCGCTTTGGAGCTCCTGCGGCCGCTGGTGCAATATGCGGAAACATTTACCCGTACTGAATTGCCGGTGAGCAAGCTGGTGCTGGGACTAAAGTGTGGGGGCTCGGACGCCTTCTCCGGTATCACAGCCAACCCGCTGGTCGGCTATATGGCAGATTTTCTGGTGACGCTGGGGGGTAGTGCCATTCTCACCGAAGTGCCAGAAATGTTTGGTGCGGAAAAAATTCTCATGGACCGGGCTATAAATCAGGAAGTATTTGTCAAGATAGTTGATATGATCAATGGCTTTAAGACATACTTTCAGCGCTACAACCAGCCGGTATATGAAAACCCCTCGCCCGGCAATAAACAGGGTGGTATAACGACACTGGAAGAGAAGTCGCTGGGCTGCATCTTAAAGGGTGGCCACAGTCAGGTGATGGATGTCATACCCTATGGTGCACAGGTGCAAAAGCCGGGGCTCACTTTGCTGGACGGACCAGGCAATGACATGGTGGCGGTTACCGCACTTGCAGCTGCCGGTGCCCAGGTTGTGCTGTTCACCACCGGTCGCGGTACACCGCTGGGTGGTCCGGTGCCCACGCTGAAAATCGCTTCCAATGATGCACTGGCCAAACGCAAGCCGCACTGGATCGACTTCTCGGCCGGCGATCTGCTGGCAGGGAAATCAATGTCAGTCATGGCAAGGGATTTATGGAACCAGATTATTGCTGTGGCTGGGGGCAGCAAAACACGCAATGAAAACGCCGGTTACCGGGAAATTGCCATATTCAAGGATGGCGTCACCCTGTAG
- a CDS encoding ABC transporter permease encodes MSTKNETAMAIPEQVSPREPGRWREILRSFGALIGLIILCAVLTFLSPNFLTLDNLMNVARQSSINSLIALGLLLAILTGGIDLSVGSILALSTVCMAIVVIKMGMSPLLGVLICLGIGVLLGFLNGVMLTKLHLPHPFISTLGTMNVARGLALIVTAASPISGFPASIQYIGASFWGPIPVSFALVIFVYVVFHLFLTRTTTGRYIYAVGGNPEASRLSGINVDRILIIVYTLSGFLAALAGLVLVGRVNAAYPLAGLGYEFDAIAAAIIGGASFFGGVGTVWGTLIGAMIMAVLRNGLNLLSVSAEMQTVAIGIVIIAAVYVDVLRQRAAAKARR; translated from the coding sequence ATGAGTACAAAAAATGAAACAGCCATGGCCATACCAGAACAAGTATCTCCCCGGGAACCCGGTCGCTGGCGGGAGATTTTGCGCAGTTTCGGTGCCCTGATCGGCCTCATAATACTTTGCGCAGTGCTGACATTTTTATCACCCAATTTTCTCACACTGGACAACCTGATGAATGTAGCCCGTCAGTCTTCGATTAACAGCCTGATCGCCCTGGGCCTCCTGTTGGCCATACTGACCGGCGGCATTGATCTCTCTGTAGGTTCCATCCTGGCTCTTTCCACGGTTTGCATGGCCATTGTTGTGATTAAAATGGGCATGTCTCCGCTGCTGGGCGTCCTGATTTGCCTGGGCATCGGCGTGCTGCTCGGCTTTCTGAACGGAGTTATGCTGACCAAGCTTCATCTTCCTCACCCCTTTATTTCCACCCTGGGCACCATGAACGTGGCCAGGGGGCTGGCGCTGATAGTCACCGCCGCATCACCCATTTCGGGCTTTCCCGCTTCCATCCAGTACATTGGGGCCAGTTTCTGGGGACCGATACCTGTCAGCTTTGCTCTGGTTATTTTTGTGTATGTCGTATTCCATCTTTTTCTCACCCGCACCACTACCGGGCGTTACATCTACGCGGTTGGCGGCAACCCAGAAGCATCCCGCTTGTCTGGTATCAATGTCGACCGCATACTGATCATTGTTTACACGCTCAGTGGTTTTCTGGCTGCACTGGCCGGTCTGGTTCTGGTGGGGCGCGTAAACGCCGCCTACCCTCTGGCCGGTCTGGGATATGAGTTTGATGCTATTGCTGCCGCCATCATTGGCGGGGCGAGCTTCTTCGGTGGTGTTGGCACCGTTTGGGGTACCTTGATTGGTGCCATGATCATGGCCGTCCTGCGCAACGGATTAAACCTGCTCAGCGTATCGGCCGAAATGCAAACGGTGGCCATTGGTATTGTGATCATTGCTGCTGTATACGTGGACGTCTTGCGTCAGCGGGCAGCGGCAAAAGCGAGGAGGTGA
- a CDS encoding nitroreductase family protein, whose protein sequence is MELLEAIKGRRSVRAYQEQPVPEETIRQLLEYATYAPSGSNLQPWRFAVVQDQEILKKWSDEAKAFLLTKVPERPYLQQYKAVLENQSFNIFYSAPALLLVFGDSRKSMTYINDCSMAAQNIMLAAHSLGLGSCWIGFFVEYGNKPEFKLALDIPEYYKLIAPLTLGYPRGSWPMPPRQPAEVLFWKK, encoded by the coding sequence ATGGAACTATTGGAAGCCATTAAAGGCCGGCGCAGCGTGCGGGCTTATCAGGAGCAACCCGTTCCGGAAGAGACAATCCGGCAGTTGCTGGAATACGCCACCTACGCCCCTAGCGGTTCCAACCTGCAGCCCTGGCGCTTTGCCGTTGTCCAGGATCAGGAAATATTAAAAAAATGGTCGGATGAGGCCAAGGCTTTTCTTCTGACCAAGGTTCCCGAACGCCCCTATTTACAGCAGTACAAGGCCGTGCTGGAAAACCAGAGCTTTAATATTTTTTACAGCGCTCCCGCCCTGTTGCTGGTTTTTGGCGACAGCAGAAAATCCATGACCTACATTAACGATTGCAGCATGGCCGCCCAGAACATTATGCTGGCTGCCCACAGTCTGGGGCTGGGCAGTTGCTGGATTGGCTTTTTTGTCGAATACGGCAACAAGCCCGAGTTTAAGCTAGCATTGGATATACCCGAATACTACAAGTTAATCGCCCCTCTGACTCTGGGTTACCCGCGGGGCAGCTGGCCCATGCCGCCGCGCCAGCCGGCAGAGGTTCTTTTCTGGAAAAAGTAG
- a CDS encoding tagaturonate reductase codes for MRLQKALLSSDFQFPPDLNVPVWQDYPEKILQFGEGNFMRAFVNWMVHHLNLAGLFGGKAVVVQPIPQGLVDVLNEQDGLYTLLLRGLQSGQVVEEKQIVSSISRGLNPYQDWSAYLKCAENPSLRFVISNTTEAGIVYEPEEYNPSSCPKTFPAKLLHFLYHRYCYFRGTTEAGMVIIPCELIERNGDKLKQVLLTLLDHWSLPGDFRDWLVNCNYFLNTLVDRIVTGYPAEQAAQIQQWLGYEDKLLNTGEIFHLWVIEGPEHLAEELPFHKIGLNVQWVSDVTPYRDRKVYILNGSHTMTVPIAFLCGLDTVREAVEHPLLGEFLRRGIFTEIVPVLELPEEEKNSFANSVLERFANPYIKHRLLDIALNSTSKYITRCWPVVKAYYHRFGQLPQHLTFAMAALLALYRGQEITNGCLVGRREKGSYQLKDDLNTLHIMLQAWQKTDPDNPQQVAETVRQLLTDQAIWGTNLGEIPEFPSAVAQYLHAILSRGPLSALSALLQK; via the coding sequence ATGCGCCTGCAGAAAGCTTTACTGAGTAGCGATTTCCAGTTTCCACCAGATCTTAACGTACCCGTCTGGCAGGACTACCCGGAAAAAATCCTCCAGTTTGGTGAGGGCAATTTCATGCGTGCCTTTGTGAACTGGATGGTTCACCACCTGAATCTGGCAGGGCTTTTTGGTGGCAAAGCTGTGGTGGTACAACCCATACCACAGGGTTTGGTCGACGTGCTCAACGAACAGGATGGTCTATATACCCTGCTGTTGCGCGGACTACAAAGTGGACAGGTAGTGGAGGAGAAACAAATTGTCAGTTCTATTAGCCGGGGTCTCAATCCGTACCAAGACTGGTCCGCATATCTTAAATGCGCTGAAAACCCGTCACTGCGTTTTGTTATTTCCAACACTACCGAAGCAGGCATCGTTTACGAGCCGGAAGAGTACAATCCATCCTCTTGCCCCAAAACTTTTCCGGCCAAACTGCTGCATTTTCTTTACCACCGCTATTGTTACTTCCGCGGGACGACTGAAGCAGGCATGGTAATAATCCCCTGTGAACTGATTGAACGCAATGGAGACAAATTAAAACAGGTCTTGCTCACTCTGCTGGACCACTGGTCGCTCCCGGGTGATTTTCGGGATTGGCTTGTTAATTGCAACTATTTCTTGAACACTCTGGTAGACAGAATTGTTACAGGATACCCCGCCGAGCAGGCAGCACAAATTCAGCAATGGTTGGGATATGAAGACAAACTGCTCAATACAGGAGAAATCTTCCACCTCTGGGTTATTGAAGGACCAGAACACCTGGCCGAAGAGCTCCCCTTCCACAAAATTGGTTTGAATGTCCAGTGGGTAAGTGATGTTACCCCTTATCGCGACCGCAAAGTTTATATCCTCAATGGCAGTCATACTATGACCGTACCCATTGCCTTCCTGTGCGGTCTGGACACTGTTCGAGAGGCTGTAGAGCATCCCCTGCTGGGCGAATTTCTACGCCGGGGAATTTTTACTGAAATAGTTCCGGTATTGGAATTGCCAGAAGAGGAAAAAAACAGCTTTGCCAACAGTGTATTGGAACGCTTTGCCAACCCCTATATTAAACACAGACTACTGGATATAGCATTGAATTCTACCAGTAAATACATCACTCGCTGCTGGCCTGTGGTCAAGGCCTATTACCATCGTTTTGGTCAGTTACCTCAGCATCTTACTTTTGCCATGGCTGCGTTGTTGGCTCTGTACCGGGGACAGGAAATCACCAATGGCTGCCTGGTGGGCCGGCGGGAAAAGGGTTCCTACCAGCTTAAAGATGATCTGAACACCCTGCATATAATGCTCCAGGCTTGGCAAAAGACCGATCCGGACAACCCGCAGCAGGTAGCAGAAACCGTCCGTCAGTTGCTGACAGACCAAGCCATCTGGGGAACTAACCTTGGCGAAATACCGGAGTTCCCATCTGCTGTTGCACAATACCTCCATGCGATCTTGTCCCGGGGTCCATTGTCTGCTCTGAGTGCATTGCTGCAGAAGTAA
- a CDS encoding sugar ABC transporter substrate-binding protein, with protein MLKKLGLALLTVAMLIALAGCGGSAQQNNQQPQQSENKSDKIKVSVVLKAANSDYWKIVTAGAEQAGKDLGVDVKVLGPNAETDVTGQISMIEDQIVNKVSALVVAPSQPSSAIAAFDKAKAAGIPVVLADTDANWDSKVSFVGTGNLAGGKQAGEYLAKKLGKGAKVAILRGALGDPTHDERANGAKEMLEAGGVKIVTIQPANSERAMAVSVMENILQANPDIQGVFATNDEMALGALQALQAAKKNIPVVGFDGSPDALKSIKEGKLDASIAQSPYNIGKMSVEAAVKAVKGEQVEKRIDTGTQVINKDNVDQSISELEKILGKKII; from the coding sequence ATGCTGAAAAAGTTAGGTTTGGCCCTACTGACCGTAGCAATGCTGATTGCACTGGCGGGCTGTGGTGGTTCCGCTCAGCAAAACAATCAGCAGCCACAACAAAGTGAAAATAAGTCGGATAAGATTAAGGTAAGTGTGGTTTTAAAGGCTGCTAATAGTGATTACTGGAAAATTGTTACTGCAGGCGCCGAACAGGCCGGAAAAGATTTGGGTGTTGACGTGAAGGTCCTGGGTCCGAACGCAGAAACCGATGTTACTGGTCAGATCAGTATGATTGAAGACCAGATCGTGAACAAAGTTTCCGCATTGGTGGTGGCTCCCAGCCAGCCCTCCTCGGCTATTGCCGCTTTCGACAAGGCCAAAGCGGCGGGTATTCCTGTTGTGCTGGCCGACACCGATGCCAACTGGGACAGCAAAGTATCCTTTGTGGGTACAGGTAACCTGGCCGGCGGCAAACAGGCCGGTGAGTACCTGGCCAAAAAGCTGGGCAAAGGGGCCAAGGTGGCCATCCTGCGCGGCGCTCTCGGTGACCCCACCCATGATGAAAGGGCCAACGGTGCTAAAGAAATGCTGGAAGCTGGCGGCGTGAAGATCGTCACCATTCAGCCGGCCAACTCGGAACGGGCTATGGCTGTCTCCGTAATGGAGAACATTCTCCAGGCCAACCCGGACATTCAGGGCGTTTTTGCTACCAACGATGAAATGGCTCTGGGTGCACTGCAAGCACTGCAGGCAGCCAAGAAAAACATTCCTGTGGTTGGCTTTGACGGTTCCCCTGACGCTCTGAAGTCTATTAAAGAAGGTAAGCTGGATGCCTCCATCGCGCAGAGCCCTTACAACATTGGTAAAATGTCCGTGGAAGCGGCTGTGAAAGCTGTAAAGGGCGAACAAGTTGAAAAAAGAATTGATACTGGCACGCAAGTGATCAACAAAGACAACGTTGATCAAAGCATAAGTGAACTGGAAAAGATACTGGGCAAAAAGATTATCTAA
- a CDS encoding DMT family transporter gives MLAQTLPVMAALIVAAIWGFSFLFTKDALAHLLPFQLLGLRFALATLSLLLLVLLGRVKMRIDVARLPELLKIAIWQPVLYFTCEVYGIKLTTASESAIIVALVPVSITVLAIILLKEKVTVRQIICIAIAVTGVILMTLNNGGSASTSSSQRLLGVVLLLGAVLAAGFYNVFSRQAATNSSPLEITFVMMALGALVFNMLGVGQAYLHSQLATYLVVLKDISVLIGVVYLGIVSSVLAFFMLNYSLSRLPASQVAVYLNLIPLVAVAAGVFFLHEQLTLRQVGGGLLVLLGVWGTTHWQQDKLAAQE, from the coding sequence ATGCTAGCTCAAACTCTACCTGTGATGGCAGCGCTGATTGTAGCGGCCATTTGGGGCTTTTCATTTTTGTTCACAAAAGATGCCCTGGCTCATCTTTTGCCTTTCCAGTTGCTGGGCCTGCGCTTCGCCCTGGCAACCTTGAGCCTGTTGTTGCTGGTTCTTTTGGGGCGGGTCAAAATGAGGATTGATGTAGCCAGATTACCCGAGTTGCTAAAAATCGCCATCTGGCAACCCGTGCTCTATTTCACCTGCGAAGTATACGGCATCAAACTCACCACAGCTTCCGAGTCGGCCATCATTGTTGCTTTGGTACCCGTTTCCATTACGGTTTTAGCCATTATCCTATTAAAAGAAAAGGTTACCGTCCGGCAAATAATATGCATTGCCATAGCGGTAACCGGTGTGATTTTGATGACCCTGAACAACGGCGGCTCTGCTAGCACCAGCAGTAGCCAGCGCTTGCTGGGGGTGGTACTGCTGCTGGGGGCTGTGCTGGCGGCCGGTTTCTACAATGTTTTTTCCCGCCAGGCGGCGACCAATTCTTCCCCTCTGGAAATCACTTTTGTGATGATGGCGCTTGGCGCGCTGGTGTTCAATATGTTAGGCGTGGGCCAGGCTTATTTGCATAGCCAGTTGGCTACCTACCTGGTTGTGCTAAAAGATATTTCTGTTCTGATTGGTGTGGTTTACCTGGGCATAGTTTCTTCGGTTTTGGCCTTTTTTATGTTGAACTATTCCCTGTCCCGCTTGCCTGCTTCTCAGGTGGCGGTGTATTTAAACTTGATCCCTCTGGTGGCTGTGGCGGCCGGTGTGTTTTTTCTGCACGAGCAGCTTACCTTGCGCCAGGTGGGAGGCGGATTGCTGGTCCTGCTGGGCGTCTGGGGAACCACCCACTGGCAACAGGATAAGCTGGCTGCGCAAGAGTGA
- a CDS encoding sugar ABC transporter ATP-binding protein: MSQPLLELKEVTKSFPGVLALDKVNLCIHPGEVLGLMGENGAGKSTLIKILTGAYQKDSGQIFWEGQEVEIKTPRRAIELGIACIYQELNIVPHMTVYENIFLGHELLCNKSLGWLNREEMIEISTRLLGELGLNIDPRIRVGSLGVGQQQMVEIARALSKNARLIIMDEPTSSLSARETHELLQTVLRLKQKGVAVIFISHRMDEIYKICDTVTVLRDGKYVATKKLSETNIEEIIHLMVGRNLDEKFPKITVPRGEEALRVEGLSRRGTLYNISFTAYRGEVLGIAGLVGAGRTELARAIFGADKIDSGKIYVLGREVKIKCPRDAINNGIAFLTEDRKNQGLVLIQSISFNTSIVALDKYSKATVINLSSVNREAEKLARELQVRPLYMDRQAKFLSGGNQQKVVLAKWLMSKAQIFIFDEPTRGIDVGAKVEVYNLINRLVEQGACVIMISSELPEVLGMSDRILVMREGQITGEFKRDEATQEKIMFAATGGI; encoded by the coding sequence TTGTCACAGCCACTTCTGGAACTTAAAGAAGTAACCAAAAGCTTTCCCGGCGTTTTGGCCCTGGATAAAGTTAACCTGTGCATACACCCTGGCGAAGTATTGGGTTTGATGGGCGAAAATGGTGCCGGCAAATCCACATTGATCAAAATATTGACCGGTGCCTATCAGAAGGATAGTGGGCAGATATTCTGGGAAGGTCAGGAAGTGGAGATTAAAACTCCCCGCCGGGCAATTGAGCTGGGGATTGCCTGTATCTATCAGGAGCTTAATATTGTACCTCACATGACGGTTTACGAAAACATTTTTCTGGGGCACGAGCTGTTGTGCAACAAAAGCCTGGGCTGGCTCAACAGGGAAGAGATGATCGAAATATCCACCAGACTGCTGGGCGAACTGGGGCTGAATATCGATCCCCGCATCAGGGTGGGCAGTCTGGGAGTAGGACAGCAACAGATGGTGGAAATTGCCCGCGCCCTGTCCAAAAATGCTCGCCTGATCATTATGGATGAGCCAACATCCAGTTTGAGCGCCAGAGAAACACACGAACTGCTGCAGACCGTACTGCGACTCAAGCAAAAAGGCGTGGCCGTAATATTTATTTCTCACCGCATGGATGAGATTTATAAAATCTGTGATACGGTTACCGTGCTGCGCGATGGCAAGTACGTGGCCACCAAGAAACTTTCGGAAACAAACATTGAGGAAATTATCCACCTGATGGTGGGGCGCAACCTGGACGAGAAGTTCCCCAAGATTACTGTACCCCGGGGAGAAGAAGCCTTGCGGGTGGAAGGATTGTCCCGCCGCGGTACTCTCTATAATATCAGTTTCACAGCCTACCGGGGGGAAGTACTGGGGATCGCCGGACTGGTTGGGGCCGGTCGCACGGAGTTGGCCAGAGCCATTTTCGGTGCCGACAAAATTGACAGCGGCAAAATATATGTTTTGGGCCGGGAAGTAAAAATAAAATGTCCGCGGGATGCCATCAATAACGGTATAGCCTTTCTGACCGAGGACCGAAAAAACCAAGGACTGGTCCTGATTCAAAGCATATCTTTCAACACTTCTATTGTGGCACTGGACAAGTACTCCAAAGCAACGGTGATCAATTTGTCCAGTGTTAACAGAGAAGCCGAAAAATTAGCTCGCGAACTACAAGTAAGACCACTGTACATGGACAGGCAGGCCAAATTCCTTTCCGGGGGCAACCAGCAGAAGGTAGTGCTGGCCAAGTGGCTGATGAGCAAAGCGCAGATATTTATTTTTGACGAACCAACCAGGGGTATTGATGTAGGGGCAAAAGTTGAGGTGTACAACCTGATTAACAGATTGGTAGAACAGGGAGCCTGCGTAATCATGATTTCTTCGGAATTACCCGAAGTCCTGGGGATGAGCGATCGCATTCTTGTTATGCGGGAAGGACAAATCACAGGTGAATTCAAACGTGACGAAGCGACACAGGAAAAGATCATGTTTGCTGCAACGGGAGGGATTTAG
- a CDS encoding LacI family DNA-binding transcriptional regulator — MPTIYDIAQRAGVSIATVSRVLNHSPGVKEETRQRVIAAIRELNYSHNAVAAALTRKKTYTLGLLLPDIANPFFAELARGVEDRANYYGFNVIICNTDNKPHKEQAYVRLLLKKRIDGLLFAAAKTGSQALKQVQNSGLPVVLVAREATDVDLCSVLVDNVEAGYTATRHLIELGHTSIALATQSLTIKTSQDRRLGYLRALEEYGLPISDELQVFDCSGIEGGRMAARQLLQLSKSPTAVVAFNDMVAIGIIAEAKSAGWRIPEQLSVVGFDDTIIASVTDPPLTTVAQPIYSMGHRAIDCLVNMINGERLPEKRIILDTHLVIRKSSAPPTTANIRRKTSWLPG, encoded by the coding sequence ATGCCTACCATCTATGACATAGCCCAGCGGGCCGGTGTTTCCATTGCCACAGTCTCCCGGGTACTTAACCACAGTCCAGGGGTAAAAGAAGAAACACGTCAAAGAGTTATAGCTGCCATTCGCGAGTTGAATTATTCCCACAATGCCGTGGCAGCAGCTCTGACGAGAAAAAAAACCTACACCCTGGGACTACTCTTGCCAGACATAGCCAACCCGTTTTTTGCCGAACTGGCGCGAGGGGTGGAAGACCGGGCCAACTACTACGGATTTAATGTAATTATCTGCAATACCGACAACAAGCCACACAAAGAACAGGCTTACGTTCGCCTGCTCTTAAAAAAGCGCATTGACGGCCTGCTTTTTGCTGCAGCCAAAACGGGCAGCCAGGCTTTAAAGCAGGTGCAGAACAGCGGATTGCCTGTTGTACTGGTAGCCCGGGAAGCCACAGATGTGGATTTGTGCTCCGTACTAGTAGACAATGTGGAGGCAGGTTACACAGCTACCCGCCACCTGATTGAATTGGGACATACCAGCATTGCCCTGGCTACCCAGTCCCTGACCATAAAAACCAGCCAGGACAGACGGCTGGGCTACCTGCGGGCTCTGGAGGAATATGGCCTGCCCATCAGTGATGAGCTGCAGGTGTTCGACTGTAGCGGCATCGAAGGAGGGCGTATGGCCGCTCGCCAGCTATTGCAGCTAAGCAAAAGCCCCACAGCAGTGGTTGCCTTCAACGACATGGTTGCCATTGGCATTATTGCGGAAGCCAAATCCGCCGGCTGGAGAATTCCGGAACAGCTATCCGTTGTGGGGTTTGACGACACAATTATTGCCTCTGTAACCGATCCGCCCCTGACTACTGTGGCACAACCCATTTACAGTATGGGGCACCGCGCAATTGATTGCCTAGTCAACATGATCAACGGGGAGAGGTTGCCGGAAAAGCGCATTATCCTGGATACCCACCTGGTGATTCGCAAATCCTCCGCTCCACCGACTACGGCAAATATTCGTCGCAAAACTTCATGGTTACCTGGTTAA
- a CDS encoding LacI family DNA-binding transcriptional regulator, translated as MAVTIKDIAKKAGVSYATVSRALNNRPEVNEKTRREIQKLAEEMGYKPNALARSLVTRESKTLGLIIPDITNPFFPEVARGVEEAAAQAGYSVFLCNTNWEEEKERKYLALLEEKRVDGIILASVIQDGQQMIEHIASSNVPLIMINRILKNVNTHYVVIDNVRGACLVMEHLIENGHRDIAFIGGLSHVEATQERLQGYKMMLGAYDLPVRPELIRLGSFKRESGYQNALELLRLSPRPTAIFAANDILALGVLQAAADLHLQVPGDLAVVGFDDIPFASYTEVSLTTVAQPKYAMGEMAAKILIEEIKEGPSREKKKIVLQPELIIRRSSQSL; from the coding sequence GTGGCGGTCACCATTAAAGACATAGCTAAAAAAGCAGGAGTATCATACGCCACCGTATCCCGCGCCCTGAACAACCGTCCGGAAGTGAATGAAAAAACCCGGCGCGAGATCCAAAAGTTAGCGGAAGAAATGGGTTACAAACCAAACGCACTGGCCCGTAGCCTGGTCACCAGAGAAAGCAAAACGCTGGGGCTAATCATACCCGACATCACCAACCCCTTTTTCCCCGAAGTAGCGCGCGGTGTGGAGGAAGCGGCAGCCCAGGCCGGTTACAGCGTCTTTCTTTGCAACACCAACTGGGAAGAGGAAAAAGAAAGAAAATACCTGGCTCTGCTGGAAGAAAAACGTGTTGATGGTATTATTTTAGCATCAGTTATCCAAGATGGGCAACAGATGATTGAACACATAGCCAGTAGCAATGTCCCTTTGATAATGATTAACCGGATTCTAAAAAATGTAAATACGCACTATGTGGTAATAGACAATGTGCGCGGTGCCTGTTTGGTAATGGAGCACTTGATTGAAAATGGACATCGCGATATAGCTTTTATCGGCGGATTATCCCATGTGGAAGCCACACAGGAAAGATTACAAGGTTACAAAATGATGTTGGGGGCTTACGATCTGCCGGTCAGGCCGGAATTGATTCGCCTGGGCTCTTTTAAACGCGAAAGCGGATACCAAAACGCCCTGGAACTGCTGCGCTTGTCCCCCAGGCCTACCGCCATCTTTGCGGCCAACGACATACTGGCTCTGGGCGTATTGCAGGCAGCGGCCGATTTGCACCTGCAGGTTCCCGGAGACCTGGCAGTGGTGGGTTTTGATGATATTCCCTTCGCCTCATATACCGAGGTAAGTTTGACCACAGTGGCCCAGCCCAAGTATGCCATGGGTGAAATGGCAGCCAAAATTTTAATTGAAGAAATCAAGGAAGGACCATCCCGCGAAAAGAAAAAGATTGTCCTGCAACCTGAACTGATTATCCGTCGCAGTAGCCAGAGTTTATAA